From one Saccharomyces cerevisiae S288C chromosome XVI, complete sequence genomic stretch:
- a CDS encoding Smr domain-containing protein (Protein involved in nonstop mRNA decay; predicted to be palmitoylated): MKGTGGVVVGTQNPVRDYNHSTDEEYQRLRRLADEAYKKRDQLSHESQTAYQQGDKKLAHELSEKSKAQLKTAEDFNMQAAEYVFVENNADSSSNEIDLHGLYVKEALFILQKRIKFAIDHNEPQLNVIVGKGLHSQNGIAKLKPSIEEFCAKHGIRNHLEKGNSGVLVLELQGVQMQMDGPAVNAPTNQYNAQPHPQYNNNGGQPQGQAQNYNNSGNDNKDSTLTSIFKIFCNCIQSLA; the protein is encoded by the coding sequence ATGAAAGGAACAGGTGGAGTAGTAGTCGGAACTCAGAATCCTGTAAGGGACTACAATCATAGCACTGATGAAGAGTATCAAAGATTGAGAAGATTAGCAGATGAAGCGTATAAGAAAAGAGACCAACTCAGCCATGAATCGCAAACCGCTTATCAACAAGGTGACAAGAAGCTAGCTCATGAACTAAGCGAGAAAAGTAAGGCACAACTGAAAACCGCTGAAGATTTTAACATGCAAGCGGCAGAATATGTGTTTGTAGAGAACAATGCTGATTCTTCCAGTAATGAAATTGACTTACATGGATTATACGTAAAAGAGGCCCTATTTATTCTccaaaaaagaatcaaaTTCGCTATTGATCATAATGAACCACAACTGAACGTTATTGTTGGAAAAGGGTTGCATTCTCAAAACGGTATAGCGAAACTCAAACCGTCAATTGAGGAGTTCTGTGCTAAGCATGGTATCAGAAACCatttggaaaaaggaaattcaGGAGTCTTGGTGCTTGAGTTGCAAGGTGTGCAAATGCAGATGGATGGCCCCGCAGTGAATGCCCCCACTAATCAGTACAATGCACAACCACATCCTCAATATAACAACAATGGAGGACAGCCTCAAGGTCAAGCTCAGAATTATAATAACAGTGGCAATGACAACAAAGATAGTACTTTGACTAGtatattcaaaatcttttgtAATTGTATACAAAGTTTGGCGTGA